GGGCCCTGGAGGTGATGGAGACGGGAAGGCCCCTCCGGGTGGCCTACGACCTGGAGGAGGATACGGTCTGGGGGCTCGGCCTGGGGTGCGGGGGGAGCGTGGAGGTCTACCTGGAACCCCTCAGGGACCCCCTCCTCCTGGCCTTCCTGGAGAGCCTCAGAGGGGAGGAGCCAAGCCTCCTGGCCACCGCCCTCTCCGGCGGCGAGGGCCGCCTCCTCTACCGGGAGGGGCGTTGGGAGGGCAGGATGGAGCCCAGGGCGTTGGAAGAGGGGACCAAGGCCCTGGGGGAGGCGCTCCTGGCGGCCCAGACCCCCAGGGCCAAGCTCCTGGAGGTGGCGGGGGCCGAGGTCTTCCTGGACCCCCACGCCCCTCCCCTGGAGCTCGTCCTCTTCGGGGGCGGGCACGACGCCATCCCCCTGGCCCAACTGGCCCGGCGCTACGGCTTCAAGGTCACCGTGGTGGACCCCCGGGCGGCCTACGTCCACGAGGGGAACTTCCCCGGCTGCCGCCTGGTCCTCGCCCACCCCGAGGACCTCCCCGAAGGCCTCCTCGGGCCCCAGAGCTATGCGGTCATCATGAACCACCACCTGGAAAGGGACCGCAAAACCCTGGCCTACGCCCTCCGCTCCCAGGCCCCCTACATCGGGGTCCTGGGACCCCGGGACCGCTTCCAGAGGCTCCAGGAGGCCCTGGAGAAGGAG
The genomic region above belongs to Thermus sediminis and contains:
- a CDS encoding XdhC family protein, with translation MAPSEVQSLLQALAQGRRQGILATLVRVRGSAYRREGAKMLVLPDATTVCSLSGGCLEPDVAQRALEVMETGRPLRVAYDLEEDTVWGLGLGCGGSVEVYLEPLRDPLLLAFLESLRGEEPSLLATALSGGEGRLLYREGRWEGRMEPRALEEGTKALGEALLAAQTPRAKLLEVAGAEVFLDPHAPPLELVLFGGGHDAIPLAQLARRYGFKVTVVDPRAAYVHEGNFPGCRLVLAHPEDLPEGLLGPQSYAVIMNHHLERDRKTLAYALRSQAPYIGVLGPRDRFQRLQEALEKEGFAFGPEAMARIHNPVGLDIGAEGPEEIALSVLGEVLAVSRGYEGGSLRHRPGKIHKA